Proteins encoded together in one Entomobacter blattae window:
- a CDS encoding peptidase has product MSDTRTNAGLDNISTFCKMKTWEKQGDRVITLLSAGNLATTQAVVGILEELNHTYSQSLHENRTTLFTAETLFQIATLIGQIVKDTIRNIAPGQQNADAFSASFILGGQIKGDVPRLFFIYPEGNFIEATKDTPFFQIGEHKYGKPIIVRAYNPAMSFEEATKLLLVSFDSTLRSNLSVGLPFDLLIYKEDTYVKGIQKRIEKNDPYYTNISDLWSDALKKAFLQLPPFYF; this is encoded by the coding sequence ATGTCTGATACACGAACAAATGCAGGTCTGGATAACATCTCTACATTTTGTAAAATGAAAACGTGGGAAAAGCAGGGCGATAGGGTTATTACCTTACTGTCTGCCGGAAATTTGGCAACAACTCAAGCAGTTGTTGGGATACTCGAAGAGTTAAACCATACATACAGCCAAAGTTTACATGAAAATAGAACAACTCTGTTCACAGCAGAAACTTTATTTCAAATTGCTACACTCATAGGCCAAATAGTTAAAGATACCATTCGTAACATTGCTCCAGGCCAACAGAATGCCGATGCTTTTTCTGCTTCTTTTATATTAGGTGGTCAAATTAAAGGTGATGTGCCGAGACTTTTTTTTATCTATCCAGAAGGCAATTTTATTGAGGCTACTAAAGATACTCCATTTTTTCAGATTGGAGAACATAAATACGGGAAACCTATCATTGTAAGGGCTTACAATCCAGCAATGAGTTTTGAAGAAGCAACAAAGCTTCTTCTCGTCTCTTTTGATTCTACTTTGCGTTCTAATCTCTCTGTTGGGTTACCCTTTGATCTTTTAATTTATAAGGAAGATACTTACGTAAAAGGAATTCAGAAAAGGATTGAAAAAAATGACCCTTATTATACCAATATTTCGGATCTATGGTCAGATGCTTTAAAAAAAGCTTTTCTACAACTTCCTCCATTTTATTTTTAA
- a CDS encoding glycosyltransferase family 61 protein, with amino-acid sequence MQLSFPEILTQEPDRISIQEVFRDFPSSALLPLKFGELSLRAFSLTDTGLLAETTRDDPHILHLKSANVSSESGIVSLNGNIIKDTLIHTSPEKDGYQIDDNGKVLLPAPTAQLSETWLSLLLGNNDNYFHFLIMNIARLCLLSAEKAKKINGILLPQTITPAQCEITELALSKAFSSKLPKNYTIENSKSITVEKLLLPWNILSHLMPYKGALLFLRSLYTFQNTLKNSASRKIYIDRSHSPVRPLVNETELISELLLRDFEIIQMEKLSFIEQITYFFQASLIVAPHGAGLTNIIYCSPNTQIIEI; translated from the coding sequence ATGCAACTATCGTTCCCTGAAATACTTACCCAAGAACCTGACAGAATTTCAATTCAGGAGGTTTTCAGGGACTTTCCATCCTCTGCCTTACTACCCCTAAAATTTGGTGAACTTAGTCTTCGTGCTTTTTCACTAACTGATACAGGACTCTTAGCTGAAACTACAAGAGATGATCCTCATATCCTTCATCTCAAATCAGCAAATGTCTCTTCAGAGTCTGGGATTGTTTCTCTTAATGGCAATATTATAAAAGACACCCTAATTCATACATCCCCAGAAAAGGATGGATACCAAATAGATGACAATGGCAAGGTTTTACTCCCTGCGCCAACAGCGCAGCTCTCTGAAACATGGCTCTCTCTACTACTTGGCAATAATGACAACTATTTTCACTTTCTGATTATGAATATTGCTAGACTATGCCTTTTATCAGCAGAAAAAGCCAAGAAAATAAACGGCATCTTACTACCACAGACTATAACACCAGCACAATGTGAAATAACAGAGCTGGCTTTATCTAAAGCTTTTAGCAGTAAATTACCAAAAAATTACACCATAGAAAATAGTAAAAGCATTACCGTTGAAAAACTGCTTCTGCCGTGGAATATTTTATCTCATCTTATGCCGTATAAAGGTGCGCTACTATTTTTACGTAGCTTATATACTTTTCAAAACACATTAAAAAACTCAGCTTCTCGAAAAATCTATATCGACAGAAGCCACTCTCCTGTTCGTCCGCTTGTTAATGAAACCGAGCTAATTTCTGAGCTCTTATTAAGAGACTTTGAAATTATCCAGATGGAAAAACTTTCTTTTATAGAACAAATAACGTATTTTTTTCAGGCAAGCCTTATTGTGGCCCCGCATGGAGCAGGGCTAACCAATATAATTTATTGCTCACCTAACACCCAGATTATTGAAATATAG
- a CDS encoding transglutaminase family protein: MLLNVKHTTCYDYSQPFSYAIQRIRLMPYSAPNQKVRTWEVLVNDEKKLFSYRDGYGNYNHFIAVNTAQDTITITAKGEVETFDTSGILKDFHEMISPYFFLRKTPFTEPGKQLNSFIDTFRSISSENTLSLLHKIMQSIYETVEYIPGFTTVNTNAEEAFLYKKGVCQDYSHIFLTICRTLSIPARYISGYLFMDGHREQTASHAWIEAYVNGLGWVGFDATNCICPDEKYIRVACGLDYFDTSPIRGIHLGNGKEHLDVTIQITAK; encoded by the coding sequence ATGCTCTTAAATGTAAAACATACGACCTGTTATGACTATAGCCAACCTTTCTCTTATGCCATACAAAGAATAAGGTTAATGCCTTATTCTGCCCCAAATCAGAAAGTAAGGACATGGGAAGTTTTAGTAAATGATGAAAAAAAATTGTTCTCTTATAGAGATGGATACGGCAATTACAATCATTTTATAGCTGTAAATACTGCTCAGGATACAATTACTATTACAGCAAAAGGAGAGGTTGAAACTTTTGATACGTCTGGAATCTTAAAAGATTTTCATGAAATGATTTCACCCTATTTTTTTCTTAGGAAAACGCCATTTACAGAACCAGGAAAACAGCTAAATAGCTTTATTGATACCTTTCGAAGCATTTCTTCCGAAAATACACTTTCCCTACTGCATAAAATTATGCAGTCTATTTATGAGACTGTAGAATATATTCCTGGATTTACTACTGTTAATACTAATGCAGAAGAAGCTTTTCTTTATAAAAAGGGTGTATGCCAAGACTATTCCCATATCTTTCTTACCATATGCCGTACCTTGAGCATACCTGCACGTTATATTTCTGGATATCTTTTTATGGATGGCCATCGTGAACAAACAGCAAGCCATGCTTGGATAGAGGCTTATGTAAATGGTTTAGGGTGGGTTGGGTTTGATGCTACAAATTGTATTTGTCCGGATGAGAAGTATATCAGAGTAGCCTGTGGGCTTGATTATTTTGATACTTCGCCTATAAGAGGTATCCATTTGGGGAATGGGAAAGAACATCTTGATGTAACAATTCAAATTACCGCTAAGTAA
- a CDS encoding ATPase, T2SS/T4P/T4SS family: MSQNLSPSQDHSQELRQGQSPTPSPNPTPRRDYAARQVLSPLDRYLGDPDIFEIRINRFGEVVCDTTTGKTFFPDPAITEPMLHTLTNALLAFNGKGRKPINDVLLPDGTRGIICWPPATLPGTVLLSFRKHLPVTKTLAQLEQEKRFAGFSHKRQNQKGELFPFEMEMLKLLDKGDLPTFFTLAVQNHQNIAVAGSTGSGKSTLTRSLLLEVPSHERLIILEDIHEITAPNAGEAGFLMYEQKGDVGRITVSEALRACTRLTPDRIIMAELRDEAAWDYLAGANTGHPGGIFSTHADSALTTSSRIADLVKQSAVGQGMEFETIRRKIEQTLDVVVFMKNWEVKKILYDPKGKRGITS; encoded by the coding sequence CGAGTCAGGATCACAGTCAAGAGCTACGTCAGGGCCAATCCCCTACTCCTAGCCCAAACCCAACACCACGGCGCGATTATGCTGCAAGACAGGTGCTCTCCCCTCTGGATCGCTATCTTGGTGATCCAGACATCTTTGAGATCAGGATCAACCGTTTTGGCGAAGTGGTCTGTGACACCACCACAGGCAAGACATTCTTTCCTGATCCTGCCATAACAGAACCCATGCTGCACACTTTGACCAACGCCCTGCTCGCCTTTAATGGCAAGGGCAGAAAGCCCATTAATGATGTGCTGTTGCCTGACGGCACCCGAGGGATCATCTGCTGGCCTCCGGCAACGCTACCGGGCACTGTGCTTCTCTCCTTTCGCAAGCATTTGCCCGTGACCAAAACTCTGGCCCAGCTTGAACAGGAAAAGCGCTTTGCAGGCTTCAGCCACAAAAGGCAAAACCAGAAAGGCGAGCTTTTCCCCTTTGAAATGGAGATGCTTAAACTGCTTGATAAAGGGGATTTGCCAACCTTCTTTACCCTAGCCGTTCAAAACCACCAGAATATTGCAGTCGCCGGGTCCACCGGCTCTGGCAAGTCCACCCTCACCCGTTCCCTGCTTTTGGAAGTCCCTTCCCATGAGCGTCTTATCATCCTCGAAGATATTCATGAGATCACCGCCCCCAATGCGGGAGAAGCAGGCTTCCTGATGTATGAGCAAAAGGGTGACGTGGGTCGGATTACCGTTAGTGAAGCCCTGCGTGCCTGCACAAGACTGACACCCGATCGGATCATCATGGCCGAGCTGCGCGATGAAGCGGCATGGGATTATCTGGCCGGGGCTAATACGGGTCATCCAGGGGGTATCTTCTCCACCCATGCCGACAGTGCGCTCACAACCTCCTCCCGTATTGCTGATCTCGTCAAGCAGAGTGCGGTGGGCCAGGGTATGGAATTTGAGACCATTCGCAGGAAGATAGAGCAGACCCTTGATGTGGTTGTCTTCATGAAAAACTGGGAAGTCAAAAAAATTCTCTATGACCCCAAAGGCAAGAGGGGCATAACGTCATGA
- a CDS encoding Txe/YoeB family addiction module toxin, whose protein sequence is MNFDFIPQSWNEYLFWQNQDRKTLKKINELLKDISRNPFEGIGKPEPLKGNLAGFWSRRIDSKTGLFIEFMMVAVR, encoded by the coding sequence ATGAACTTTGATTTTATTCCTCAAAGCTGGAATGAATATCTATTTTGGCAAAATCAGGATCGAAAAACCCTAAAGAAGATCAACGAGCTATTAAAAGATATTTCCCGAAACCCTTTTGAAGGAATAGGCAAACCAGAGCCTTTGAAAGGAAATCTGGCAGGATTTTGGAGCCGCCGTATTGATAGTAAAACAGGTTTGTTTATAGAATTTATGATGGTCGCTGTCAGATAG
- a CDS encoding phospholipase D-like domain-containing protein codes for MNWNRNTVYGVLSAFIIILSLYPYWPRLKQAFETTPAPITLVQDQAASPSPHPPSSANSPVLPAPTLQAGFSPEGSAEALVLSVINNAQSSLRIMAYSFTAPNITTALINAKACGVDVRMVVDEKGNRDRYSTKALTALKEAGILIRTDSDFAIQHDKVIIADEETVETTPSTTHSLPKGVTARTPSSSPIPHNSQKTTSLTGKIDGIGGKLLMRILHQQII; via the coding sequence ATGAACTGGAACAGGAATACAGTTTATGGAGTATTGTCAGCTTTTATCATTATTTTAAGCCTTTACCCTTATTGGCCAAGACTCAAACAGGCTTTTGAAACCACTCCTGCCCCCATTACCCTTGTGCAGGATCAGGCTGCCTCCCCCTCTCCTCATCCCCCTTCATCTGCAAACTCCCCTGTCCTTCCTGCGCCTACCCTACAGGCGGGCTTCTCACCCGAAGGCAGCGCTGAAGCACTCGTACTTTCTGTCATCAACAATGCCCAGTCCTCGTTGCGGATTATGGCCTATTCCTTTACCGCACCCAACATCACCACGGCCCTGATCAATGCCAAAGCGTGCGGAGTGGATGTCAGGATGGTGGTTGACGAAAAGGGCAACAGGGATCGCTACAGTACCAAAGCCCTTACCGCACTCAAAGAAGCAGGCATTCTCATCCGCACGGATAGCGATTTTGCCATCCAGCACGACAAGGTCATCATCGCTGATGAAGAAACCGTAGAAACTACCCCTTCAACTACACACAGTCTGCCGAAAGGCGTAACAGCGAGAACGCCCTCGTCATCTCCCATTCCCCACAACTCGCAAAAAACTACCTCACTCACTGGCAAAATAGATGGAATAGGGGGAAAATTATTGATGAGAATATTACACCAACAAATTATCTAG
- a CDS encoding type II toxin-antitoxin system RelB/DinJ family antitoxin, producing the protein MANLQIRIDDELKNKAQQIASAMGMDLTTAVRVFLKQLVHERAFPFRPDVDPFYSPENQKILKESIDQLGKGQVISKTINELVDKKNEL; encoded by the coding sequence ATGGCCAATTTACAAATTAGAATAGATGATGAGTTAAAAAATAAAGCCCAGCAAATAGCAAGCGCTATGGGAATGGATTTAACCACTGCTGTGAGGGTGTTTTTAAAGCAGTTGGTTCACGAAAGGGCCTTTCCTTTTAGACCGGATGTAGACCCTTTTTATAGTCCAGAAAATCAGAAAATCTTAAAGGAATCTATAGACCAGCTCGGTAAAGGGCAGGTGATCAGTAAAACAATTAATGAGCTGGTGGATAAAAAGAATGAACTTTGA